The following are from one region of the Prevotella communis genome:
- a CDS encoding 5-methyltetrahydropteroyltriglutamate--homocysteine S-methyltransferase: protein MSKVIKGIQVPQRADFVGSFLRPQNLSDSTRNQLVRELTDKQKQLGYHVITDGEFNRTFWHLDFFWGFGGVTHEEGGDVVFNGETARLDRVFLTGKLKAQPHPFIDDFRRVQQFEDGQTIAKLTIPSPAQFFQQLIMPANYAGTIAIYPHLQELIRDIALVYQNFIRQFYDAGGRFLQLDDCTWGAVLGEAASQRYASLSANLDDVKDLLLQVNNQALEGRPADLLVASHICRGNYHSTWFNSGAYDSVADWVFARENVDVLYLEYDDERSGGFEPLAKVSPDKHVVLGLITTKRPELEDKAAIIARIREASKYIPLDRLSLSPQCGFASCAIGNKLTVDEQWAKLRLVKEISDEVWGSNS, encoded by the coding sequence ATGAGCAAAGTAATCAAAGGTATCCAGGTTCCACAGCGAGCCGATTTCGTAGGCAGTTTCCTTCGTCCCCAGAACCTGTCAGACAGCACACGCAACCAACTGGTACGCGAGTTGACCGATAAGCAGAAGCAGTTGGGCTATCACGTCATCACCGATGGCGAGTTCAACCGCACCTTCTGGCACCTCGACTTCTTCTGGGGCTTTGGCGGCGTGACCCACGAAGAGGGCGGCGACGTGGTGTTTAATGGCGAGACAGCCCGACTGGACCGCGTATTCCTCACAGGCAAACTCAAGGCACAGCCCCACCCTTTTATCGATGATTTCCGTCGTGTACAGCAGTTTGAGGACGGGCAGACCATCGCCAAGCTCACCATCCCCTCGCCTGCACAGTTCTTCCAGCAGCTCATCATGCCCGCCAACTACGCCGGCACCATCGCCATCTACCCCCACCTGCAGGAACTGATTCGCGATATAGCCCTGGTATATCAGAACTTCATCCGTCAGTTCTACGACGCAGGAGGCCGTTTCCTTCAACTCGACGACTGCACATGGGGTGCCGTCCTGGGCGAGGCCGCCTCACAACGCTATGCCAGTCTGAGTGCCAACCTTGACGACGTGAAGGATCTGCTGTTGCAGGTCAACAATCAGGCACTCGAGGGGCGTCCTGCCGACCTGCTTGTAGCATCCCACATCTGTCGCGGCAACTACCACTCTACGTGGTTCAACAGCGGTGCCTACGACTCGGTGGCCGACTGGGTGTTTGCACGCGAGAACGTGGATGTGCTCTACCTGGAGTACGACGACGAGCGCTCAGGCGGTTTCGAGCCTCTGGCCAAGGTGAGCCCCGACAAGCACGTGGTACTTGGACTGATCACCACCAAACGTCCCGAACTCGAGGACAAGGCCGCCATCATCGCCCGCATCCGCGAGGCATCCAAGTACATCCCCCTCGACCGTCTGTCGCTCTCGCCCCAATGTGGCTTCGCCTCTTGTGCCATCGGCAACAAGCTCACCGTCGACGAACAATGGGCCAAGCTCCGTCTGGTCAAGGAGATATCCGACGAAGTATGGGGAAGTAACTCATAA
- a CDS encoding helix-turn-helix domain-containing protein: MKTNRIMDDIRSTISPEMKLQMELSVAIANRIYDILEEKGMSQKDFARLMGKTETEVSRWLSGTHNLTMATICKISAALNADVVKVADRELEPACV, encoded by the coding sequence ATGAAGACTAACAGAATTATGGACGATATTCGTAGTACTATCTCTCCAGAGATGAAACTACAAATGGAACTGTCTGTAGCTATTGCTAACCGCATCTACGACATCCTTGAAGAAAAGGGAATGTCGCAGAAGGACTTTGCCCGTCTGATGGGAAAGACAGAGACAGAGGTGAGCCGATGGCTCTCTGGTACTCACAACTTGACAATGGCCACTATTTGCAAAATATCTGCTGCTCTTAATGCTGATGTTGTGAAAGTGGCAGATCGCGAATTGGAGCCTGCGTGTGTGTGA
- a CDS encoding ASCH domain-containing protein, which translates to MKVLSVQQPWASLICAGIKDVENRTWKAAKVPGRILIHASSKKVTRNFFAGIPEYMESIIKNEVGFGNLPALDTLPTSAIIGYVTVKGFEEGKSDSLWADGPGVIKWELEDAWMFDEPILNVKGKLNLFDYDEVDEDNLPPAHQVPLSAVDLNDNEDEVFIPCEENTFEQIKSGELDSMQLYLEGYLYNTLCVESTLEMKPFKAVTIECGNEFVKFELKDESGIFALPDPEDETKPYVIQYPDGSECGWLIADFVFGKKLDEGELVGFCGGIKKDMIDQLMKN; encoded by the coding sequence ATGAAAGTACTATCAGTACAACAGCCCTGGGCATCGCTAATTTGCGCAGGCATTAAGGATGTAGAGAACAGAACATGGAAGGCAGCAAAGGTGCCTGGCCGTATTCTGATTCATGCCAGTTCGAAGAAAGTGACAAGAAACTTCTTTGCTGGTATTCCTGAGTATATGGAGTCAATCATCAAGAATGAAGTAGGATTTGGAAACCTTCCTGCTCTTGACACACTTCCTACAAGTGCCATTATTGGATATGTTACTGTTAAGGGATTCGAGGAAGGCAAATCTGATTCCTTATGGGCTGACGGTCCTGGGGTAATCAAGTGGGAGTTGGAAGATGCCTGGATGTTTGATGAGCCAATACTGAATGTAAAAGGTAAGCTGAATCTTTTTGACTATGATGAGGTAGATGAGGATAATCTGCCTCCAGCTCATCAGGTGCCATTAAGCGCTGTCGATCTTAATGATAATGAAGATGAGGTCTTTATACCATGCGAAGAGAATACTTTTGAACAGATAAAATCTGGTGAACTTGACAGCATGCAGCTGTATCTGGAAGGCTATCTGTATAATACTCTTTGCGTTGAGTCAACATTAGAGATGAAACCTTTTAAGGCTGTGACGATTGAATGTGGCAATGAATTTGTGAAGTTCGAACTGAAAGATGAGTCTGGCATTTTTGCTCTTCCTGATCCTGAAGATGAAACGAAGCCGTATGTTATCCAATACCCTGATGGGAGTGAATGTGGATGGTTGATTGCTGATTTCGTGTTTGGCAAGAAACTTGATGAGGGAGAACTTGTTGGTTTTTGTGGAGGAATAAAGAAGGATATGATAGACCAACTGATGAAGAATTAA
- a CDS encoding Lrp/AsnC family transcriptional regulator — protein sequence MTYDELDNTDRKILRILQNDSTLTVKELAARVHLSASPAFDRQKRLEREGFIKGYHAILDAKKAGNGITVLCHMRLKHHSQVLMDDFMEAIQSIEEITECYNTSGEYDFTLKIQTRDMESYQEFMRTKLGNIDSVGYFHSVFVMKEVKNTHGVPLK from the coding sequence ATGACATACGACGAACTGGACAACACCGACCGCAAGATATTGCGCATCTTGCAAAACGACTCTACGCTTACCGTCAAGGAACTGGCTGCCAGGGTACACCTGTCGGCCTCGCCAGCCTTCGACCGTCAGAAGCGACTGGAGCGTGAGGGCTTCATCAAGGGCTATCATGCCATCCTTGATGCGAAGAAGGCGGGTAATGGCATCACCGTGCTCTGCCACATGCGCCTGAAGCATCACTCGCAGGTGCTGATGGACGATTTCATGGAGGCTATCCAGAGCATTGAGGAGATAACGGAGTGTTACAATACGAGTGGTGAATATGACTTCACGCTGAAGATACAGACGCGCGACATGGAGTCGTATCAGGAGTTTATGCGCACCAAGTTGGGCAATATAGACAGCGTGGGCTATTTCCACAGCGTGTTCGTGATGAAGGAGGTGAAAAACACGCACGGTGTGCCGCTGAAGTAG
- a CDS encoding PaaI family thioesterase, producing the protein MDIQELLNRTDRFAANAGCRITEVDGQHAVAQMTVTAMHLNGGNVCQGGALFTLADLAIAAWMNYNGQLTFGINSSIMFVSSAREGDVLWAEAVGICDHHKIPAVEVRVTNQEGRLICHVTGMGYRKNVMM; encoded by the coding sequence ATGGATATACAGGAATTATTGAATAGGACGGATAGGTTTGCAGCCAATGCTGGTTGTAGGATTACGGAGGTGGACGGGCAGCATGCCGTGGCGCAGATGACGGTAACGGCGATGCACCTGAATGGTGGTAATGTGTGTCAGGGTGGGGCGCTGTTTACGCTTGCCGACTTGGCCATTGCTGCCTGGATGAACTACAACGGACAGCTGACGTTTGGCATCAATAGCAGCATCATGTTTGTATCGAGTGCTCGTGAGGGTGATGTGCTGTGGGCTGAGGCTGTCGGTATATGTGACCACCACAAAATCCCAGCCGTAGAGGTGCGCGTGACCAACCAGGAGGGAAGGCTCATCTGTCACGTGACGGGCATGGGATATCGTAAAAATGTGATGATGTAA
- a CDS encoding DNA-processing protein DprA produces MNCIGNKDLLKLKKTAFLASSTIPLDMVLKCYDWASGKHEEGECVISGFSSKLERDVLHFLIKVKCPVILVLARRLYSNTPEELREPIEQGRLLLISNTNSPRQTRATAKIRNKYVCNISDKVLIVTANSKSSLVPLSMEFKSKQISVDGSSQTNAT; encoded by the coding sequence ATGAATTGTATTGGTAACAAGGATCTTTTGAAGCTAAAGAAAACAGCCTTTTTAGCCTCCAGCACCATACCATTAGATATGGTGTTGAAGTGCTATGACTGGGCATCAGGGAAACATGAGGAAGGCGAATGCGTTATTAGTGGTTTCAGTAGTAAGTTGGAACGCGACGTGCTGCATTTCCTTATAAAAGTCAAATGTCCTGTCATCCTGGTACTTGCAAGGCGTTTATATAGCAATACCCCAGAGGAATTAAGAGAACCAATTGAGCAGGGGAGACTACTTCTTATTTCAAATACCAATTCACCTCGCCAGACACGTGCGACAGCCAAAATTCGCAATAAATATGTCTGCAATATATCTGATAAAGTTCTCATTGTAACTGCGAACTCAAAGTCAAGTCTCGTACCCCTTTCTATGGAATTTAAATCAAAACAAATATCGGTCGATGGCTCATCTCAGACTAATGCTACCTAA
- a CDS encoding Eco57I restriction-modification methylase domain-containing protein: MMNKQTFKELIAGSAFKELFIAEMGWNNPQGSIRLPNIIIDDTNYAFEQIAVRSGFQVLSCQVDAIPTSSSCKKIDTQLRKQANDYICIYYIPQTEHHLWVVPVKKVDKRDLVLIEYDSAAKAEFLYSKMTDLTFAYDDITTIMDVKEKVQAGFIINSEKITKDFYTGFRKEHTNFAKYITGIDDEITDLKKNRNKQWYTSVMLNRLMFCYFIQKKGFLDRNVNYLRDKLAWVKNEKGEDRFYGTFYQGFLLSLFHEGLNSPRHEQGFVQKYGRIPYLNGGMFSIHELEEQYPELDIADEAFESLFAFFDQWHWHLDDRLTASGKDINPDVLGYIFEQYINDRAQMGAYYTKEDITEYIGRNTILPFLMDATKKMDEKPFKSNGEVWQFLKQSGDTYIFDAVKKGADLEIPEEIAIGIDTTKPNLLERRSHWNEKTPEAFALPTEIWRETIERLQRYSDIKNKLENGVLTEINDFITYNLDIRQFVQDFLAKTDDHLFVKHFYAQLRKVTILDPTCGSGAFLFAALNILEPLYEVCIDRMQTWNRENDNQFKEELSELNGKYRSNIRYFIYKNIILRNLYGVDIMVEATEIAKLRLFLKMVAVVDVNPREENLGLDPLPDIDFNIRCGNTLVGYATEADLERDLVEGDMFARQEFKDKVHVEMDIVAHAYNTFKKVQLEQHADLDTYRNAKKELKERLKKLDDLLNKKLYSSTATEAQYFGGLGYDAWLKSHQPFHWLAEYYDIINGNRGFDVIIGNPPYVTFTDRSIPYNVRHYISYDSKNLFALVGERCISISNGKSSIGYIIPLSGMSIDGFAKYQNLIYHNCESWNSYYSGDRNPSELFTGVKIRAGIYIGRKSNVSHKYVCRYLKYYANERSILFNKIKYVECYDCVSAPKLDGEIGRSVIEKLLQSGKPLASEFFNDSYIYYHAAPIYWCKALMNIDTLINSGLNIADSYKKREISQKYQNYAFSLLNSSTFFYYWIVLSDCYNLTKKYISDIRVPKNLSDNTLKKEAEKLNADLNNNIQVAEYQYANRGAVRFAQFFPKKSKPIIDEIDKILAKYYGFTDEELDFIINYDIKYRMGDELNEE, encoded by the coding sequence ATGATGAACAAACAGACATTCAAAGAGCTAATTGCAGGCTCAGCTTTCAAAGAGCTCTTTATTGCGGAAATGGGGTGGAATAATCCCCAAGGTAGTATCCGTCTTCCAAATATTATCATTGATGATACAAACTATGCTTTCGAACAGATAGCTGTACGTAGTGGGTTCCAAGTGTTATCATGTCAGGTTGACGCAATTCCGACATCTTCTAGCTGTAAGAAGATTGATACGCAACTGCGTAAACAGGCCAATGACTACATCTGTATTTATTATATTCCTCAGACTGAGCATCATCTGTGGGTAGTGCCTGTGAAGAAGGTTGATAAACGTGACTTGGTATTGATAGAATACGATTCTGCAGCAAAGGCTGAATTCCTGTATTCTAAGATGACTGACCTTACATTTGCCTATGATGATATTACTACCATCATGGATGTAAAGGAAAAGGTACAGGCAGGCTTCATTATTAATTCGGAGAAAATAACCAAGGACTTCTATACTGGATTCCGTAAGGAACATACCAACTTTGCAAAGTATATCACGGGTATTGATGATGAGATTACAGACTTGAAGAAAAACCGCAATAAGCAATGGTACACCTCTGTAATGCTCAATCGCCTGATGTTCTGCTACTTCATCCAGAAGAAAGGATTCCTCGATAGAAATGTCAACTACTTGCGTGATAAGTTGGCTTGGGTTAAGAATGAGAAAGGCGAAGACCGCTTCTACGGAACTTTCTATCAAGGATTTTTGCTAAGTCTTTTCCATGAAGGACTAAACTCGCCTAGACATGAGCAAGGCTTTGTCCAGAAGTACGGACGCATACCTTATCTGAATGGTGGTATGTTTAGTATTCATGAACTTGAAGAACAATACCCCGAGCTTGATATTGCTGATGAAGCTTTTGAGAGCCTCTTTGCCTTCTTTGACCAGTGGCATTGGCATCTTGATGATCGTTTGACGGCCAGCGGTAAGGACATCAATCCGGACGTTCTGGGTTATATATTTGAACAGTACATCAACGACCGTGCTCAGATGGGTGCCTACTATACTAAGGAGGACATCACAGAGTATATTGGTCGTAACACCATTCTGCCATTCTTGATGGATGCCACAAAGAAGATGGACGAGAAGCCATTTAAATCCAATGGTGAAGTCTGGCAATTCCTCAAACAGAGTGGTGATACCTATATTTTTGATGCAGTCAAGAAAGGTGCAGACTTAGAGATACCAGAGGAGATCGCCATTGGTATTGATACTACGAAGCCTAACCTTTTGGAGCGTCGTAGCCATTGGAATGAAAAGACTCCTGAAGCATTTGCTTTGCCAACAGAGATATGGCGAGAGACGATAGAACGCTTGCAAAGGTATTCTGATATCAAAAATAAGCTAGAGAATGGTGTGCTAACCGAGATTAACGACTTTATTACTTATAATCTCGACATCCGACAGTTTGTGCAAGACTTCCTTGCAAAGACAGATGACCACTTGTTTGTTAAGCATTTCTATGCCCAATTACGCAAGGTTACTATCCTTGATCCCACTTGTGGTTCTGGTGCTTTTCTCTTTGCAGCTCTCAATATCCTTGAGCCACTTTACGAGGTATGTATTGACAGAATGCAAACATGGAATAGGGAGAACGACAATCAGTTCAAAGAGGAACTGAGTGAACTTAATGGAAAGTATCGCTCAAATATCCGCTATTTCATATATAAGAACATCATTCTGCGCAATCTTTATGGCGTAGACATTATGGTTGAGGCTACGGAAATAGCCAAACTCCGACTATTTCTGAAGATGGTCGCAGTTGTGGATGTAAATCCTCGTGAAGAGAATCTTGGTCTCGACCCATTGCCAGACATTGATTTTAATATTCGTTGTGGCAATACCCTTGTAGGATATGCAACTGAGGCTGACCTGGAAAGAGACTTAGTTGAGGGCGATATGTTCGCACGTCAAGAGTTCAAAGACAAGGTACATGTTGAAATGGATATCGTGGCCCATGCTTACAACACCTTCAAAAAAGTACAACTTGAACAACATGCGGACTTGGATACCTATCGCAATGCAAAGAAGGAGCTAAAAGAACGTCTCAAGAAATTAGATGACCTTCTAAATAAGAAATTATATTCATCCACAGCAACCGAGGCTCAATACTTTGGTGGCTTAGGCTATGATGCATGGTTAAAGTCTCATCAACCTTTCCATTGGCTTGCAGAATACTACGATATAATAAATGGTAATAGAGGTTTCGATGTGATTATTGGTAATCCGCCGTATGTGACATTTACAGACAGAAGTATTCCATATAACGTTAGACACTACATTTCTTATGATTCTAAGAATTTATTCGCACTTGTAGGAGAGCGTTGTATAAGTATATCTAATGGCAAATCTTCAATAGGGTATATCATACCTCTTAGTGGTATGTCTATTGATGGATTTGCAAAATACCAAAATCTAATATATCACAATTGTGAGAGTTGGAATAGTTACTATTCTGGAGATAGGAACCCTTCAGAATTGTTTACTGGAGTAAAAATTAGAGCGGGTATATATATAGGAAGAAAATCAAATGTGTCTCATAAATATGTTTGCAGATATTTGAAATATTATGCAAATGAACGCTCAATTCTATTTAATAAAATAAAATATGTGGAATGCTATGATTGCGTTTCAGCCCCAAAACTAGATGGAGAAATAGGACGATCTGTTATAGAGAAACTTTTACAGTCTGGTAAACCTTTGGCTTCAGAGTTTTTCAACGATAGTTATATTTATTATCATGCAGCACCCATTTATTGGTGTAAGGCATTGATGAATATCGATACCCTCATAAATAGTGGCTTAAACATTGCTGATTCATATAAAAAGAGGGAGATTTCTCAAAAATATCAGAATTATGCTTTTTCTCTTCTAAATTCTTCCACTTTCTTCTATTATTGGATAGTACTTTCAGACTGCTACAATTTAACGAAAAAATATATATCAGATATTAGGGTTCCCAAAAATTTGTCAGATAATACACTAAAGAAAGAGGCAGAAAAACTTAATGCTGACTTAAATAACAATATCCAGGTTGCAGAATATCAATATGCTAATAGAGGTGCGGTACGATTCGCGCAATTCTTTCCAAAGAAATCTAAACCAATCATCGACGAGATTGACAAGATTCTAGCCAAGTATTACGGCTTTACGGATGAGGAACTTGACTTTATTATCAACTACGATATAAAATACCGTATGGGTGATGAGTTGAACGAAGAGTAA
- a CDS encoding type II toxin-antitoxin system HicA family toxin, which yields MKAYKVIEVIKMLEADGWVLVATKGDHRQYKHPQKKGKVTIRGHKNEVLNQFLLNSIWKQAGWK from the coding sequence ATGAAAGCGTATAAGGTTATTGAAGTCATCAAAATGCTTGAAGCTGACGGATGGGTACTTGTAGCCACCAAAGGTGACCATCGACAATATAAACATCCTCAGAAGAAAGGCAAGGTGACTATCAGAGGACATAAAAATGAGGTATTAAACCAATTTCTCTTGAATAGTATTTGGAAACAGGCAGGTTGGAAATAA
- a CDS encoding type II toxin-antitoxin system HicB family antitoxin has product MEKIIVNVSWCDKNYGAALSENVPGAVVVTAKTYNELIDEVRNTLNFHIEGMIADGDDVPQWLRDGDYKFEYHLDAAALLQMCSPYASIAAISRASGINQHQLSHYANGIKKPRPEQRRRIVEGLHKIGRELIAVE; this is encoded by the coding sequence ATGGAAAAAATTATTGTAAATGTATCTTGGTGTGACAAGAATTATGGTGCAGCTCTGAGCGAGAACGTGCCTGGTGCAGTGGTTGTTACTGCCAAAACGTACAACGAACTTATTGATGAAGTACGCAACACACTCAACTTCCATATAGAAGGAATGATTGCAGATGGCGATGATGTTCCCCAGTGGCTTCGCGATGGCGACTACAAATTCGAGTACCATCTGGATGCCGCAGCCTTGCTGCAGATGTGCTCTCCTTATGCCTCCATTGCTGCAATCAGCCGTGCTTCAGGTATCAATCAGCACCAGCTGAGCCACTATGCCAACGGTATTAAAAAGCCTCGTCCAGAACAGCGCCGTCGCATCGTTGAAGGTCTGCACAAAATAGGCCGTGAACTTATTGCTGTGGAATAA
- a CDS encoding DUF2779 domain-containing protein, with amino-acid sequence MMKQLSKSKYAKYCQCPKCLWMSVYKPEEEVVDPSSEARFENGTEVGDLAMGLLGEYVDVTTNQEDGRLDLSAMITKTKQLMEAGQENICEASFSYDGNYCAVDILHKTENGWAIYEVKSTSFPEFNGNPAKLDKYLPDVAYQKWVLKKCGVNVTGTFLVCLNSDYVREGELDLQKLFVINDMEELIANEYDKVENGQAAARKLLQQTEEPTMDIWEGCKKPYDCGFFKYCSRHLPSPSVFDLYRMRFSDKLKYYRQGLVTYDDIKNERLTPVRRIQVDSGLSNTPHVEADKIKAFLDTLTYPLYFLDFETMQQVIPQFDGTKVYQQITFQYSLHIIEKEGGELIHKEHLGISGTDPRRALAEQLCQDIPMDVCTLAYNKSFECTRIKELAGWYPDLAEHLLNIMKNIKDLLDPFAAGQYYLPSMGGSFSIKRVLPSLFPDDPSLDYHNLEGGVQNGNDAMTIFPKIQFMEPKEQEAARKALLQYCCLDTYAMVKVWEKLKEA; translated from the coding sequence ATGATGAAGCAGTTGTCAAAATCAAAGTACGCCAAGTATTGCCAGTGTCCTAAGTGCTTATGGATGAGTGTGTATAAGCCTGAGGAGGAAGTGGTGGATCCCAGTAGCGAAGCAAGATTCGAGAACGGTACTGAAGTGGGAGACCTGGCTATGGGATTACTGGGGGAATATGTCGACGTCACTACCAATCAGGAGGATGGTAGGCTCGACCTTTCAGCCATGATTACCAAGACTAAGCAGCTGATGGAGGCAGGGCAGGAGAATATCTGCGAGGCTTCATTCAGTTATGATGGAAATTATTGTGCTGTGGATATCCTTCATAAGACGGAAAATGGCTGGGCTATCTATGAGGTGAAGAGTACCAGCTTCCCGGAATTTAATGGTAATCCGGCCAAGTTGGACAAGTATCTGCCAGACGTGGCCTATCAGAAATGGGTGCTCAAGAAGTGTGGCGTCAACGTAACGGGCACCTTCCTGGTCTGCCTGAATTCTGATTATGTCAGGGAGGGTGAGTTGGACCTGCAGAAGTTGTTCGTGATAAACGACATGGAGGAACTGATAGCCAATGAATATGATAAGGTGGAGAACGGACAGGCAGCGGCAAGGAAACTGCTGCAGCAGACAGAAGAGCCAACGATGGATATCTGGGAGGGTTGCAAGAAGCCTTATGACTGCGGTTTCTTCAAATACTGCTCACGTCACTTGCCGTCACCATCTGTCTTTGACCTCTATCGTATGCGTTTCTCTGATAAGCTGAAGTATTATCGCCAGGGGCTTGTAACTTACGATGATATCAAGAATGAGAGACTGACTCCTGTAAGACGGATACAAGTGGATAGCGGATTATCAAACACCCCTCATGTTGAGGCTGATAAGATTAAGGCTTTTCTTGATACATTGACCTATCCGTTGTATTTCCTGGACTTCGAGACGATGCAGCAGGTGATTCCGCAGTTTGATGGTACGAAGGTGTATCAGCAGATTACGTTCCAGTATTCACTTCACATCATTGAAAAGGAGGGTGGGGAACTGATCCATAAAGAACATCTGGGCATATCGGGTACAGACCCGAGAAGGGCTTTGGCAGAACAGCTCTGTCAGGATATTCCCATGGATGTGTGTACGCTGGCATACAACAAGTCCTTTGAGTGTACGCGCATCAAGGAACTGGCTGGATGGTATCCTGATTTGGCAGAGCATCTTCTGAACATCATGAAAAATATCAAGGATTTGCTCGACCCGTTTGCGGCTGGTCAGTATTACCTGCCATCCATGGGAGGCTCATTCTCAATCAAGAGGGTGCTGCCGTCGTTGTTCCCCGACGACCCGTCGCTGGATTATCATAACCTGGAAGGTGGCGTGCAAAATGGTAATGATGCCATGACTATCTTCCCAAAGATACAGTTCATGGAACCGAAGGAGCAGGAAGCGGCTCGCAAGGCCTTACTGCAATACTGTTGCCTCGATACGTATGCTATGGTGAAGGTGTGGGAGAAACTAAAAGAGGCATGA
- the ftsY gene encoding signal recognition particle-docking protein FtsY — MGLFDFFSKKKKEETLDKGLEKTKTSVFDKLARAVAGKSKVDDDVLDNLEEVLITSDVGVDTTLKIIERIEERVARDKYVSTSELNGILREEIAALLAENNTDDNDNWDLPADHKPYVILVVGVNGVGKTTTIGKLAWQFKQAGKKVYLGAADTFRAAAVEQLCIWGERVGVPVVKQQMGSDPASVAFDTLQSAKANDADVVIIDTAGRLHNKVGLMNELKKIKDVMKKVLPEAPDEVMLVLDGSTGQNAFEQARQFAAVTQITSLAITKLDGTAKGGVVIGISDQLKVPVKYIGLGEGMEDLQLFNKKDFVDSLFKG; from the coding sequence ATGGGATTGTTTGATTTTTTTAGTAAGAAAAAGAAGGAAGAGACACTGGACAAGGGATTGGAAAAGACCAAAACCTCCGTGTTTGACAAGCTGGCTCGTGCAGTGGCAGGTAAGTCGAAGGTCGATGATGACGTACTCGACAACCTGGAGGAAGTGCTGATTACGAGCGATGTGGGCGTGGATACCACGCTGAAGATTATTGAGCGTATCGAGGAGCGTGTGGCTCGCGATAAGTACGTATCAACCAGTGAGTTGAATGGAATCCTTCGAGAAGAGATTGCAGCGCTGCTGGCTGAGAACAACACAGATGATAATGATAACTGGGACTTGCCTGCAGACCATAAGCCCTACGTCATCCTGGTGGTTGGCGTGAACGGTGTGGGCAAGACCACAACGATAGGTAAGCTGGCCTGGCAGTTTAAGCAGGCCGGCAAGAAGGTGTATCTGGGTGCCGCCGATACATTCCGTGCTGCTGCCGTGGAGCAGTTGTGTATCTGGGGTGAGCGCGTAGGTGTGCCTGTGGTGAAGCAGCAGATGGGTAGCGACCCCGCCAGCGTAGCCTTCGACACCTTGCAGAGCGCCAAGGCCAATGATGCCGACGTGGTGATTATTGATACTGCCGGTCGTCTGCACAACAAGGTGGGCCTGATGAACGAGCTGAAGAAAATCAAGGACGTGATGAAGAAAGTGCTGCCCGAGGCACCCGACGAAGTGATGCTGGTGCTCGACGGTTCTACCGGTCAGAATGCCTTTGAACAGGCAAGGCAGTTTGCTGCCGTGACGCAGATCACGTCGCTGGCTATCACCAAACTGGACGGTACGGCCAAGGGTGGTGTGGTCATCGGTATCAGTGACCAGTTGAAGGTGCCCGTGAAGTACATCGGACTGGGCGAGGGTATGGAGGATTTGCAGCTCTTTAATAAAAAGGATTTCGTTGATTCGCTTTTTAAAGGGTAA